The following proteins are encoded in a genomic region of Mycobacterium kiyosense:
- the lprE gene encoding putative lipoprotein LprE, with product MTGGHHLRGSSNAARSHATWWYGRACHTRQPGAGTVPDVWSLRCRAAALTALSAAAGAATLAGCGSGDSTVAKTPQATKPTAASAVTTAPTAAAGPPPSTSAAPPDPCAVNLSAPTIAKVVSELPRDPRSQQAWNPEPVAGNYNECAQLSAVIIKANTNAENPTTRAVLFHLGKFIPQGVPDTYGFNGIDPAQSTGDTVALTYPNALGVGSVVRFRWNGSGVELIGNTGGR from the coding sequence ATGACCGGTGGTCATCATCTGCGAGGCAGCAGCAACGCAGCACGGTCACACGCCACATGGTGGTACGGCCGCGCCTGCCACACCCGGCAGCCCGGTGCCGGTACGGTGCCCGATGTGTGGTCGCTCCGTTGTCGTGCCGCTGCACTGACAGCTTTGTCAGCCGCGGCGGGGGCCGCGACATTGGCTGGATGCGGCTCGGGGGACTCAACCGTCGCCAAGACGCCACAGGCCACAAAGCCCACCGCTGCGTCGGCTGTCACCACCGCGCCGACAGCCGCGGCGGGCCCGCCACCGAGCACTAGTGCGGCCCCGCCCGATCCCTGTGCAGTCAATCTGTCCGCACCCACCATCGCCAAGGTCGTCTCGGAACTACCCCGCGACCCGCGCAGCCAGCAGGCGTGGAACCCCGAACCGGTGGCCGGCAACTACAACGAGTGCGCCCAACTGTCGGCGGTGATCATCAAGGCCAACACCAACGCCGAGAATCCGACCACCCGGGCGGTGCTGTTCCATCTCGGCAAGTTCATCCCTCAGGGCGTCCCGGACACCTACGGGTTCAACGGGATCGACCCCGCGCAGAGCACCGGCGACACCGTTGCGCTGACCTACCCCAATGCGCTCGGGGTGGGCAGCGTGGTGAGGTTCCGGTGGAACGGCAGCGGCGTGGAGCTGATCGGCAACACCGGCGGCCGCTGA